In one window of Hypanus sabinus isolate sHypSab1 unplaced genomic scaffold, sHypSab1.hap1 scaffold_47, whole genome shotgun sequence DNA:
- the LOC132389085 gene encoding zinc finger protein 239-like, with protein MAHQQVHTGKRPFTCSDCGKGFTLSSHLQRHHRVHTGEKPFTCSVCGKRFSESSDLLVHQRVHTGERPFTCSVCGKGFTQSSNLLVHQRVHSGERLFTCSVCGKGFTLSSHRQRHLRSHTGEKPFTCSECGKGFTLSSHLQRHQRVHTVEKPFTCSECGKGFTQSSILQIHQRVHTGEKPFTCSDCGMRFTCSSKLKVHQRVHTGEKPYTCLDCGKGFTQSSNLLVHQRVHTGERPFTCSVCGKRFTCSTKLKVHQRVHTVEKPFTCSVCGKGFTQSSKLQNHQRVHTG; from the coding sequence atggcacaccagcaagttcataccgggaagcggccattcacctgctcagactgtgggaagggattcacactgtcgtcccacctacagagacaccatcgagttcacactggggagaagccgttcacttgctcggtctgtgggaagagattcagtgagtcatctgacctactggtacatcagcgagttcacactggggagaggccattcacctgctcagtctgtgggaagggattcactcagtcatccaacctactggtacatcagcgagttcactctggggagaggctgttcacctgctcagtctgtgggaaaggattcacactgtcatcccaCCGACAGAGACATCTGCGaagtcacactggagagaagccattcacctgctcagaatgtgggaagggatttacactgtcatcccacctacagagacaccagcgagttcacactgtggagaagccatttacctgctcagaatgtgggaaaggattcactcagtcatccatacTGCagattcatcagcgagttcacactggggagaagccgttcacctgctcagactgcgggatgAGATTCAcctgctcatctaaactgaaggtacatcagagagttcacactggggagaagccgtacacctgcttagactgtgggaagggattcactcaatcatccaacctactggtacatcagcgagttcacactggggagaggccattcacctgctcagtctgtgggaagagattcacttgctcaacaaaactgaaggtacatcagagagttcacactgtggagaagccgttcacgtgctcagtctgtgggaaaggattcactcagtcatccaaactacagaatcatcagcgagttcacactgggtag